A section of the Salinisphaera sp. T31B1 genome encodes:
- the prfB gene encoding peptide chain release factor 2 (programmed frameshift) produces METNTVKSRMQTLRERLGDLRGYLDYAEKKDRLTELDAELARGEIWAESPDKAQAFGQEKARLEDIVKPMDQALATLDDSVELVEMAEAEEDDSVIADIDRELDGVEIHIKALEFQRMFSGEADASNAFVDIQAGSGGTEAQDWAEMLLRMYLRWCERRGFATEITEYSAGEVAGIKSATFAVTGNYAYGWLRTETGVHRLVRKSPFDSGARRHTSFAAVFVAPEIDDKIEIEIDPSDLRVDVYRASGAGGQHVNRTESAVRITHEPTGIVVQCQNDRSQHKNRATAMKQLQSKLYERELAERREAAEVTEAGKSDIGWGSQIRSYVLDQSRIKDLRTGVEVGNTQGVLDGDLDEFVEESLKQGL; encoded by the exons ATGGAAACCAACACCGTAAAATCCCGCATGCAAACGCTTCGTGAGCGCCTGGGCGACCTACGGGGGTATCTT GACTACGCTGAAAAAAAGGACCGCCTGACTGAACTGGACGCCGAACTCGCGCGCGGCGAGATTTGGGCGGAGTCGCCTGACAAGGCGCAGGCTTTCGGCCAGGAAAAGGCGCGGCTTGAAGACATCGTCAAGCCCATGGACCAGGCGCTCGCTACCCTCGACGACAGTGTCGAACTGGTGGAGATGGCCGAGGCCGAGGAAGACGATAGCGTGATTGCCGATATCGATCGCGAGCTGGACGGCGTCGAGATACATATTAAAGCGTTGGAGTTTCAGCGCATGTTCTCGGGCGAGGCCGATGCGAGCAATGCGTTTGTCGATATCCAGGCCGGTTCCGGCGGCACCGAGGCGCAGGATTGGGCCGAGATGTTGCTGCGGATGTATCTGCGCTGGTGCGAGCGGCGCGGTTTCGCGACCGAGATCACCGAGTATTCGGCCGGTGAGGTGGCAGGCATCAAGAGCGCGACGTTCGCGGTGACCGGCAACTACGCCTATGGCTGGTTGCGCACGGAAACGGGCGTGCACCGGCTGGTGCGCAAGTCGCCCTTCGACTCGGGCGCGCGACGGCATACGTCGTTTGCCGCGGTTTTCGTCGCGCCGGAGATCGACGACAAGATCGAAATCGAGATCGACCCGTCCGATCTGCGGGTGGATGTCTATCGTGCCAGCGGCGCGGGCGGCCAGCATGTCAACCGCACCGAATCGGCGGTGCGCATCACGCACGAGCCGACCGGCATCGTCGTGCAGTGCCAGAATGACCGATCGCAGCACAAGAATCGCGCCACGGCGATGAAGCAGCTCCAATCCAAGTTGTACGAGCGCGAGCTCGCCGAGCGCCGAGAGGCCGCTGAAGTGACCGAGGCGGGCAAATCCGACATCGGCTGGGGTAGCCAGATTCGCTCGTACGTGCTCGATCAATCGCGGATCAAGGATCTGCGTACCGGCGTGGAGGTTGGAAATACGCAAGGCGTACTCGACGGCGATCTGGACGAGTTCGTCGAGGAAAGCCTGAAACAGGGTCTATAA
- a CDS encoding OmpA family protein, with protein MQFKQPLTACVAGALGLAFSAGAIAQDNTPQDKRFYVAPMVSYGFFDNDASGGNGNLPRINTDNDDSIGGTLAIGKPITSWLNLELFGFYFNPDQKLNGVDADDADLYGFGLDALFFPARDTLPVYGILGAAWGKTDPGFGSVNGVRVGDDADTDFLDAGLGYMYQINDYGLAVRAEYRYRYTTVDSADIYGAGFEDNRYDDHILSLGLQIPLGAPPSAPAPAPAPAPAQPMDSDGDGVIDANDQCPGTPRGTEVDARGCPIEKQAPIVLKGVTFEFDSAKLTSQAENRLDNVVDALQASDEITFRIDGYTDSIGTEQYNQGLSQRRVDSVRSYLMQHGISSSRITGTQGHGESNPVATNETAAGRAQNRRVELNVTSQ; from the coding sequence ATGCAATTCAAACAACCGCTCACCGCATGTGTTGCGGGCGCGTTGGGTCTGGCCTTCTCGGCCGGCGCCATCGCCCAGGACAACACGCCGCAGGACAAGCGTTTCTACGTAGCGCCGATGGTCAGCTACGGCTTTTTCGATAACGACGCCTCCGGTGGCAACGGCAATCTGCCGCGTATCAACACCGATAACGACGACAGCATCGGCGGTACGCTGGCCATCGGTAAGCCGATCACCAGCTGGTTGAACCTCGAGCTGTTCGGCTTCTACTTCAACCCGGATCAGAAGCTCAACGGCGTCGACGCCGACGATGCTGACCTGTACGGCTTCGGTCTGGACGCGTTGTTCTTCCCGGCTCGCGACACCCTGCCGGTCTACGGCATCCTGGGTGCCGCTTGGGGCAAGACCGATCCGGGCTTCGGCTCCGTGAACGGCGTTCGCGTCGGCGACGATGCTGATACGGACTTCCTGGACGCGGGTCTGGGTTACATGTACCAGATCAACGACTACGGCTTGGCCGTGCGTGCTGAGTACCGCTATCGTTACACCACGGTCGACAGTGCCGACATTTACGGCGCCGGTTTCGAAGACAACCGGTATGACGACCATATCCTGTCTCTCGGTCTGCAGATCCCGCTGGGTGCGCCGCCGAGTGCTCCGGCTCCGGCCCCGGCTCCGGCCCCGGCCCAGCCGATGGATAGCGATGGCGACGGCGTCATCGATGCCAACGATCAGTGCCCCGGCACCCCGCGCGGCACGGAAGTCGACGCTCGCGGCTGCCCGATCGAGAAGCAGGCTCCGATCGTTCTGAAGGGCGTGACCTTCGAGTTCGATTCCGCCAAGCTGACCTCGCAGGCCGAGAATCGTCTGGACAACGTGGTTGACGCGCTGCAGGCCAGCGACGAGATCACCTTCCGTATCGACGGTTACACCGACAGCATCGGCACCGAGCAGTACAACCAGGGTCTGTCCCAGCGTCGTGTGGATTCGGTTCGCTCCTACCTGATGCAGCATGGCATCTCGAGCAGCCGTATCACCGGTACGCAGGGTCATGGCGAGTCCAACCCGGTTGCGACCAACGAGACGGCCGCTGGTCGTGCTCAGAACCGTCGCGTCGAGCTGAACGTCACGAGTCAGTAA
- a CDS encoding DUF6231 family protein codes for MNCNVQDCDPRLPDEVVDFLCDLLRRRRPNSLIVIDDQSAASAGDHSWPARLRPALPDGARYVIETPDTWRDNAAERSELALLVCDPTAYSTQAYRRLLGELRDRRAAAVIVLNRPATGPYDPWQIGDFIAMGFRRVAGSQALPAGWSLYRYDIHDYKTTPDWLNKRYWANPERWDQERW; via the coding sequence ATGAATTGCAATGTTCAAGATTGCGACCCGCGCTTACCCGATGAGGTCGTCGACTTCCTCTGCGATCTCTTGCGCCGGCGCCGTCCGAACTCGCTGATCGTGATTGATGACCAAAGCGCTGCGTCGGCGGGCGACCACTCTTGGCCGGCACGCCTGAGGCCAGCCTTGCCGGACGGCGCACGATACGTCATTGAAACGCCGGACACGTGGCGTGACAACGCAGCAGAGCGCTCAGAACTCGCGTTGCTTGTCTGCGATCCCACCGCGTACTCAACGCAGGCATACCGTAGGCTTCTGGGCGAATTACGCGACCGACGCGCCGCAGCAGTGATCGTGTTGAACAGGCCGGCAACCGGCCCCTATGACCCATGGCAGATCGGCGACTTCATTGCCATGGGCTTTCGTCGCGTCGCGGGCAGTCAGGCACTACCGGCTGGCTGGAGTCTGTATCGCTACGATATCCACGACTATAAAACCACGCCGGATTGGCTCAACAAGCGTTATTGGGCCAACCCAGAGCGATGGGACCAGGAGCGCTGGTAG
- the gluQRS gene encoding tRNA glutamyl-Q(34) synthetase GluQRS, with protein sequence MSVIGRFAPSPSGPLHLGSLLAAVASFVHARAQGGQWLVRIDDLDTPRVVPNADRHILNTLSAFGLRWDGQVMHQADRREAYRAAIERLRSQGDAFECGCTRREARAGRVGIEGPVYPGTCRRGLPAGRRARSVRLKVSNRPTVLHDAVQGHYEQILADDIGDFVIRRADGITAYQLATVVDDAFQQITEVVRGADLLSSTPRQIWLQERLGYPRPNYAHVPVLVDTAGQKLGKSQGALALRSERRSAQLWVCLSMLGQEPPDRLCDASQESVLGWAVDAWSVGDVPSRVELAAHAYQRSWSHRSGLAQ encoded by the coding sequence ATGAGCGTTATTGGGCGATTCGCACCCTCGCCGAGCGGGCCGTTGCACCTGGGTTCCTTATTGGCCGCGGTTGCCAGTTTTGTGCACGCGCGTGCCCAGGGTGGTCAATGGCTGGTACGGATCGACGATCTGGACACGCCGCGCGTCGTTCCGAATGCCGATCGGCACATCCTGAATACGCTCTCGGCTTTCGGCCTGCGATGGGATGGCCAGGTCATGCATCAGGCGGATCGGCGTGAAGCCTATCGGGCGGCGATCGAGCGGCTGCGCTCGCAGGGCGATGCGTTCGAGTGCGGGTGCACGCGACGCGAGGCAAGGGCCGGTCGCGTCGGGATCGAAGGGCCGGTCTACCCGGGTACCTGCCGTCGGGGGCTGCCGGCGGGTCGTCGCGCGCGTTCGGTCCGGTTGAAGGTATCCAACCGCCCAACCGTGCTGCACGATGCGGTACAGGGTCATTACGAACAGATATTAGCCGACGACATCGGTGATTTCGTGATTCGCCGTGCCGACGGTATCACTGCCTACCAGCTGGCGACCGTGGTCGACGACGCGTTTCAACAGATTACTGAGGTGGTACGCGGCGCAGATCTGTTGTCGTCCACGCCTCGTCAGATCTGGCTGCAGGAGCGGCTCGGGTACCCGAGACCGAACTACGCCCACGTGCCAGTGCTGGTGGATACCGCCGGACAGAAGCTGGGTAAGAGTCAGGGCGCGCTCGCACTCAGGTCGGAACGGCGCAGCGCGCAGCTCTGGGTCTGTCTGTCGATGTTGGGCCAGGAACCGCCCGACCGTCTCTGTGACGCGAGCCAGGAGTCGGTGTTGGGTTGGGCGGTCGACGCCTGGTCAGTCGGTGACGTGCCCAGCCGGGTCGAGCTTGCAGCGCACGCCTACCAGCGCTCCTGGTCCCATCGCTCTGGGTTGGCCCAATAA
- a CDS encoding MerR family transcriptional regulator, translating to MTQAADELLPPIPDKRYFTIGEVSELCRVKPHVLRYWEQEFTQLKPVKRRGNRRYYQQHDVLIARDIRMLLYEQGFTIQGARLQLRDKGRALAALPAASAGDSLAAIREELETIMKGLE from the coding sequence TTGACGCAAGCAGCTGACGAATTACTGCCGCCGATTCCCGACAAGCGCTATTTCACGATCGGTGAAGTCAGCGAACTGTGCCGGGTAAAGCCGCACGTGCTCCGTTACTGGGAGCAGGAGTTCACTCAGCTAAAGCCAGTCAAGCGTCGCGGCAACCGGCGGTATTACCAGCAACACGACGTACTCATTGCGCGTGATATCCGCATGTTGCTTTACGAGCAGGGTTTCACCATCCAAGGTGCCCGCCTGCAGCTGCGCGACAAGGGGCGCGCACTGGCTGCCCTGCCGGCGGCGAGCGCGGGCGATTCGCTCGCCGCGATTCGTGAGGAACTCGAAACCATCATGAAAGGTCTCGAATAA
- a CDS encoding integration host factor subunit alpha → MALTKADLTENLFEQLGFNKRESKEFVDCFFEEVRSTLEAGEYVKLSGFGNFELRDKNQRPGRNPKTGEEIPISARRVVSFKPGQKMRARVESSIDASS, encoded by the coding sequence GTGGCACTCACGAAGGCGGATCTGACCGAGAATCTGTTCGAGCAGTTGGGCTTCAACAAGCGCGAGTCCAAGGAATTCGTGGATTGCTTCTTCGAGGAAGTGAGGTCCACGCTGGAAGCCGGTGAATACGTTAAGCTTTCCGGTTTCGGGAACTTCGAGCTCCGCGATAAGAATCAACGGCCCGGTCGAAACCCGAAGACCGGCGAGGAAATTCCCATTTCGGCCCGGCGCGTGGTCAGTTTCAAGCCCGGGCAGAAGATGCGGGCACGCGTCGAGTCGAGCATTGACGCAAGCAGCTGA